A stretch of Plasmodium chabaudi chabaudi strain AS genome assembly, chromosome: 14 DNA encodes these proteins:
- a CDS encoding CIR protein, with product MASRACKFLLEADEYFNNGIVDEDKFKKNTELHSYCPYDNGKRRPCKNNYERINALGVHLYQKLNKTTKNLNGTGHHENRHIEFFMIWLGDKLFKLEKNYKTTMEESYKKYLDNHIGNYKYWNVINSKRLYKDATIRKMNELYNLLSYICKLITEYNKNPKKPNRDTLGNYSAQCRNYYKTTHNAVKSCKPYLHLLDSLKRIYEDFRWEKIINNNDSNINRLLSNRIESLKTFGNEDHYFVSDSEELSFNNEGCGKVKLEDEELGKKIASKDSQGKQKDPTKPNKPPTGIQTPHSGNSPRGTNGQSGKSPITGKPSLGSQPQSAATKPATPKLPAPKLPPSPQKPAPAKPAPAKPATTKQTSSGPKPAAPASASGPSRNVKQVSGDSPAKKPVHTPPGPVQGQAQIPRKPDPAKPGAIIPGAPSPPKLGGTPPAKPAVPPPPAPPPAPPQGSQKLGAIPQSGAKGSDKGSDASKSDTTGSGIQKGKLDSGGGGKGALNADTGGTSGGSKNQGGKPIGDIQKKPGHVDTSTPGSQASSQGMGPGNQRDAGGTSPSSIDSGKGNTTDNTSTGDNGKKDSNGVTVSKGTTANNKGDQLQGTDHTQGSSSSVTGGSAIGPGVGTGGAAGGASSQVSTNVGKGGSPDGSGGSGNAQGSLSGGPGNPGGDPGVTSSGASGGKVGGADSGASTGSVSAQSDQGVPSGGSVPPGNGQGDANSMQGVGKAGKDTQAGGNSNMQGGVSVNKGGADANTGVSDSGSSGGKIGDPGSGQGGSNGGAGGPGSKSGSGKGGANGNAGDGTGGTDGGLGTPNPVSPPGDPSGVSMTSGSGTKPPGSSYSYWSNFWGTRLSPTKYLPSLSDMYETQRNILAKATNQVSDAYNKTMTIAQNAYGSTVDIAKNAYGSTVDIARNAYGSAVTNIKSALTTSSNYIGNAVGSVTSKLNPFSSSSQPSGDQSGSNSLGDGTDTSNQPQPGPPPPLSPPQSTLPLPPVTSTSPGTQTPSSHQKPTSTQVSQNTVQKGASNIVQQLDPNAGKGGIQTLTITQATLPSSGISPSNIGSGNKTSGIDVKINEKPSIWCIAQNKKCDIVGIGIIGISISIFLAIMYKYLSFGSAKNSKKEKSMKRVINSTSGKKQIQIIINSSTKKKQTKKYIKPVYRGKPPLLNIYKLMQADPMPFINLFFLLIFFVYKRKRDTIE from the exons ATGGCTAGTAGAGCA tGTAAATTCCTCCTCGAGGCtgatgaatattttaacaatGGAATTGTCGATGAGGACAAATTTAAGAAAAACACGGAATTACATTCTTATTGCCCTTATGATAATGGAAAACGTCGCccttgtaaaaataattatgaaagaATTAACGCTTTGGGAGTACATTTATACCAGAAATTGAATAAAACCACTAAGAATTTAAACGGAACAGGTCACCATGAAAACCGGCATATTGAGTTTTTTATGATATGGTTAGGcgataaattatttaagttagaaaaaaactataaaaCAACCATGGAAGAATCttataaaaagtatttaGATAATCATATaggaaattataaatattggaacgttataaatagtaaaaGACTTTATAAGGATGCTACTATTAGGAAAATGAACGAATTATACAACTTACTtagttatatatgtaaactAATTACtgaatacaataaaaatccCAAAAAACCTAATAGAGATACTCTTGGAAATTATTCTGCCCAATGTCGTAACTATTATAAAACCACTCATAACGCCGTTAAAAGTTGTAAACCATATTTGCATTTGTTGGATAGtttaaaaagaatatatgaAGATTTTCGATGggagaaaattattaataataatgatagtAATATAAACAGATTATTATCTAATCGTATTGAATCTCTTAAAACATTTGGAAATGAAGATCACTATTTTGTATCTGATTCTGAAGAGCTTAGCTTTAATAATGAGGGATGTGGAAAAGTGAAATTAGAGGATGAGGAACTTGGAAAAAAGATTGCATCAAAAGATTCACAGGGTAAACAAAAAGACCCTACAAAGCCTAATAAACCTCCCACAGGAATTCAAACACCACATTCTGGGAATTCACCACGTGGAACAAATGGTCAATCAGGAAAATCTCCAATAACTGGAAAACCATCACTGGGATCACAACCACAATCAGCAGCTACAAAACCAGCAACTCCAAAATTACCAGCTCCAAAACTACCACCCTCACCTCAAAAACCAGCACCTGCAAAACCGGCACCTGCAAAACCGGCAACTACAAAGCAAACATCATCAGGCCCAAAGCCAGCAGCACCAGCATCAGCATCTGGACCATCGAGAAATGTAAAACAAGTATCTGGAGACTCACCAGCTAAAAAACCAGTACATACGCCACCAGGACCTGTACAAGGACAAGCACAAATACCTAGAAAACCAGACCCTGCAAAACCAGGAGCTATAATACCAGGAGCACCATCACCACCAAAACTAGGAGGAACGCCACCTGCAAAACCAGCAGTGCCACCACCACCTGCACCACCACCTGCACCACCACAAGGATCTCAAAAATTAGGGGCAATTCCCCAAAGTGGAGCAAAGGGTTCAGACAAAGGATCAGACGCTTCTAAAAGTGATACAACAGGTTCAGGCATTCAGAAAGGAAAATTGGATAGTGGAGGTGGTGGGAAAGGAGCTCTAAATGCTGACACAGGAGGTACAAGTGGTGGATCAAAAAATCAAGGGGGAAAACCAATAGGTGATATACAAAAGAAACCAGGTCATGTGGATACTTCCACACCAGGATCTCAAGCATCAAGCCAAGGGATGGGACCGGGAAATCAAAGGGATGCAGGAGGAACTTCACCAAGCAGTATAGATAGCGGAAAAGGAAACACTACAGATAATACAAGTACTGGAGATAATGGGAAAAAAGATTCAAATGGTGTCACAGTAAGTAAAGGAACTACCGCAAATAACAAAGGCGATCAACTTCAAGGTACAGATCATACACAAGGAAGTTCAAGTAGTGTAACAGGAGGTTCAGCTATTGGACCAGGTGTTGGAACAGGAGGTGCAGCTGGTGGAGCAAGTAGTCAAGTAAGTACAAATGTTGGAAAAGGAGGATCGCCTGATGGATCCGGAGGTTCAGGCAATGCACAAGGAAGTTTAAGTGGTGGACCAGGAAATCCTGGTGGCGATCCAGGAGTTACAAGTAGTGGAGCGAGTGGTGGAAAAGTAGGTGGGGCAGATAGTGGAGCAAGTACTGGATCGGTTAGTGCACAAAGTGATCAAGGAGTACCATCTGGTGGATCAGTACCTCCAGGTAATGGGCAAGGAGATGCAAATAGTATGCAAGGTGTTGGAAAAGCAGGTAAAGATACTCAAGCAGGAGGTAATAGTAATATGCAAGGTGGTGTAAGTGTCAATAAAGGAGGCGCAGATGCCAATACAGGAGTTTCAGATAGTGGATCGAGTGGTGGAAAAATAGGTGATCCAGGTAGTGGGCAAGGAGGATCAAATGGTGGAGCAGGAGGTCCAGGTAGTAAATCAGGTAGCGGAAAAGGGGGTGCAAATGGTAATGCAGGAGATGGAACAGGTGGTACAGATGGTGGTTTAGGAACCCCTAATCCTGTTTCACCACCTGGAGATCCAAGTGGTGTCTCAATGACTTCAGGTAGTGGGACAAAGCCACCAGGATCATCCTATAGTTATTGGTCAAACTTTTGGGGAACTCGTTTAAGTCccacaaaatatttacctAGTTTATCCGATATGTATGAAACTCAAAGGAATATTTTAGCAAAGGCCACTAATCAAGTTAGTGATGCATACAATAAAACCATGACCATTGCACAAAATGCTTATGGCAGCACTGTGGACATTGCAAAAAATGCTTATGGCAGCACTGTGGACATAGCAAGAAATGCGTATGGTAGCGCTGTgactaatataaaaagtgcTTTAACTACATCTAGTAATTATATTGGAAATGCTGTTGGGAGTGTAACTAGCAAATTGAACCCATTCAGTAGTTCTTCTCAACCAAGTGGTGACCAATCTGGGTCCAATAGTTTAGGGGATGGAACAGATACATCTAACCAGCCACAACCAGGTCCACCACCACCACTATCTCCACCACAATCAACGCTACCACTCCCACCAGTAACTTCAACATCACCGGGCACGCAAACACCATCTTCTCACCAGAAACCTACCTCTACGCAAGTTTCCCAAAATACAGTTCAGAAAGGTGCATCTAACATAGTGCAGCAACTTGATCCAAACGCCGGAAAGGGAGGAATTCAAACACTAACAATTACTCAAGCTACATTACCAAGTTCTGGTATAAGTCCTTCAAATATAGGGAGTGGAAATAAAACTTCTGGAATTGACGTTAAAATTAACGAAAAACCATCAATATGGTGTATAgcacaaaataaaaaatgtgacATAGTAGGTATTGGCATTATAGGAATTTCgatatccatttttttagcaATTATGTATAAG tatttatcatttggGTCGGCAAAAAATTcgaagaaagaaaaaagcaTGAAAAGAGTTATAAACTCAACTAgtggaaaaaaacaaatccaaataattataaattcatctaccaaaaaaaaacagactaaaaaatatataaaacctGTTTATAGAGGAAAACCtccattattaaatatatacaaacttATGCAGGCCGATCCTATgccatttattaatttattttttttgttgattttttttgtctataaaagaaaacgaGACACAATAGAAtga
- a CDS encoding fam-a protein, which produces MNKSDIQFVLFLLSIFVYLNNKTFATEPAPGEHTTPESIHHYPTDSSEEIYENSENLLCTNPEEIQNAEIFMNDAVKQLESHAKSKYGYQFDGSCFLRHAFFYQKKHKKHIDVNKIEYTVDDPNTYNQMINEFWDSDSVNVPIISFAKIVRVYNPNLILIQQRYKKGFMSRPKYFYAVAKKVQVTQNKTIIVMASANINDHNPSNNEYENPIVESANIFRTEVDSEDDIRDGKLEKIFVNIRGYLIEKKNSYINITFIESMDDHDSSSLKCLIKNTLFCLFLHK; this is translated from the exons atgaataaatctGATATTcaatttgttttgtttcttttaaGCATATTCgtatatttgaataataaaacctTTGCAACTGAGCCTGCTCCAGGAGAACATACAACACCTGAATCAATACATCATTATCCTAC TGATAGTTCagaagaaatatatgaaaatagcGAGAACCTATTATGTACCAATCCAGAAGAAATTCAAAATGCagaaatttttatgaatgaCGCAGTAAAACAGTTAGAATCTCATGCTAAAAGTAAATATGGTTATCAATTTGATGGAAGCTGTTTTCTTAGACATgcgtttttttatcaaaaaaagcataaaaaacatatagaTGTTAACAAAATTGAATATACAGTTGATGATCCGAATACG TATAATCAAATGATAAACGAGTTTTGGGATTCCGATAGTGTCAATGTGCCCATTATTAGCTTTGCTAAAA ttGTCCGTGTGTATAATCCAAACTTAATACTGATACAACAACGCTACAAAAAAGGTTTTATGTCCCGCccgaaatatttttatgctgTAGCCAAAAAAGTTCAA GTAACCCAAAACAAAACTATAATTGTCATGGCTTcagcaaatataaatgatcaCAACCCTtctaataatgaatatgaaaaCCCAATAGTAGAAAGCGCAAATATATTCAGAACAGAGGTTGATTCTGAAGATGATATTAGAGATggaaaattagaaaaaatatttgttaacATACGTGGATATCtcattgaaaaaaaaaacagttatattaatatcacCTTTATCGAATCT aTGGATGACCATGATTCCAGTTCCCTAAAATGccttattaaaaatactttattttgtcttttccttcataaataa
- a CDS encoding fam-b protein — protein MRVSILKFVFLLIIICFFEYTKKELYFISETTKCLERNIINFRNNRILAYLDDQFDLNDFYESPLNIVDQFIDYIGDDKEMTNLRYDIATRIKPHIKNNKLPNLNNLDRKTKKLIYKLQKRLKQAKKEFYNKKNAELAIHPKQDKRIIKNYENTLETEDNHFEDVYNKITSNDGYKKLKLIKIIKNQIIFYLWKGRGV, from the exons ATGAGAGTcagtattttaaaatttgtttttttgttaattattatttgtttttttgaatatactAAAAAA GAATTATACTTTATAAGCGAGACAACCAAATGCCTTGAaaggaatataataaattttagaaATAATAGAATATTAGCATATTTAGACGATCAATTTGatttaaatgatttttatgaatCGCCTTTGAATATTGTAGATCAATTTATTGACTACATTGGTGATGACAAAGAAATGACAAATCTTCGATATGATATTGCTACACGTATAAAGcctcatataaaaaataataaattacccaatttaaataatctaGATAGGAAAACGAAAAAGTTAATTTATAAGCTTCAAAAAAGATTAAAACAAGCAAAAAAAgagttttataataaaaagaatgcTGAGTTAGCAATACACCCGAAACAAGataaaagaataataaaaaattatgaaaatactTTGGAAACTGAAGACAATCATTTTGAagatgtatataataaaattacatCAAATGATGGCTAtaagaaattaaaattaataaaaattataaaaaatcaaataatattttatttatggaAAGGGCGGGGTGTATAG
- a CDS encoding fam-b protein: MRVNILKYVFFSIIIWSFEYAKNELYFITKTPKCLERNVLNFRNNRALADADSQFDLNNFYESTLSFANQFSDYIGDDKEMTNLRNDIASRIKSHKENNALPNLDHVDKKTKKLIYKLQKELEETTKELDNKRNGELAIQPVHDKRIMKKDENISVSEHEDFIQLEDHENVMESEHDHFEYEYNRITSSISYKIYSIDKQINALMKKILKAMGAYIVCFFMIVASGGKLLILMLAPYLIYAIKNLRKISKLESKKKEYK, from the exons atgagagtcaatattttaaaatatgtttttttttcaattattatttggtcTTTTGAATATGCCAAAAAT GAATTATACTTTATAACCAAGACACCCAAATGTCTTGAAAGGAatgtattaaattttaGGAATAATAGGGCATTAGCAGATGCAGACAGCCAATtcgatttaaataatttttatgaatcaACTTTGAGTTTTGCAAATCAATTTAGTGACTACATTGGTGATGACAAAGAAATGACAAATCTTCGAAATGATATAGCTTCACGTATAAAGAGtcataaagaaaataatgcatTACCCAATTTAGATCATGTAGATAAGAAAACGAAAAAGTTAATTTATAAGCTTCAAAAAGAATTAGAAGAAACAACAAAAGAActtgataataaaagaaatggTGAATTAGCAATACAGCCGGTACATGATAAaagaataatgaaaaaagatgaaaatatttctgtATCAGAGCATGAAGATTTTATACAATTGGAAGATCATGAAAATGTTATGGAGAGTGAACATGATCATTTTGAATACGAATATAATAGAATTACATCAAGTATTAGTTATAAGATATATTCCATtgataaacaaataaatgcattaatgaaaaaaatacttaaGGCTATGGGTGCGTATATagtatgtttttttatgatagtAGCATCAGGGGGAAagttattaatattaatgctTGCACCGTATTTGATTTACGCAATTAAGAACCTGCGGAAAATTTCGAAATTagaatcaaaaaaaaaggaatataaataa
- a CDS encoding fam-a protein — MNKFYIQIALFLLSIFVYANKETLAAEVASEENTTLQFTYYYSTPEEVYNKNKHRLCVNSRETIHAEQVMSEAVKHLEHYATSKDGYNLLSQTPDKSLSQYKKKIDGDTDILKINLNIYTSSQYDHVINKYWDPDTPNTYNKGNVKIIRVYNPNLVLIEQRYKKKYASHHEYFYALMKIAQVSENKTIIAMTSADIDDHNPYRKTYKNKIVKSANGFQTSVNSDHYIRHPGSKNVYVNLAGYLIEKKDDNLEITYVESIDKSPSS, encoded by the exons atgaataaattttatattcaaatcgctttatttcttttaagcATTTTCGTATATGCGAATAAGGAAACCCTTGCAGCTGAGGTTGCTTCAGAAGAAAATACAACACTCCAATTCacctattattattctac TCCCGAAgaagtatataataaaaacaagcACCGATTATGTGTCAATTCAAGAGAAACTATACATGCGGAACAAGTTATGAGTGAAGCCGTAAAACATTTAGAACACTATGCTACAAGTAAAGACGGTTATAATTTACTTTCACAAACTCCTGATAAGAGTTTATcccaatataaaaaaaaaattgatggTGATACAGATAttctaaaaattaatttaaatatttatacttcCAGTCAG TATGATCAcgtaataaacaaatattggGATCCCGATACCCCCAATACTTACAATAAAGGCAATGTTAAAA ttATCCGTGTGTACAATCCAAATTTAGTATTAATAGAACAAcgttacaaaaaaaaatatgcgtCGCAtcatgaatatttttatgctttaatgaaaattgcTCAA gTATCAGAAAACAAAACTATAATCGCCATGACGTCAGCAGATATAGATGATCACAACCCTTACagaaaaacatataaaaacaaaatcgTAAAAAGCGCAAATGGATTCCAAACTAGCGTTAATTCTGATCATTACATTAGACACCCTGGAtcaaaaaatgtgtatGTTAATTTGGCTGGATACCtcattgaaaaaaaagacgaTAATCTTGAAATCACCTATGTCGAATCT aTTGATAAGAGTCCTTCCTCTTAA
- a CDS encoding fam-a protein, translating into MNKFYIQNVFFLLSIFIYVNNKILASEPDPREDTAPTLPYQHPTPEEIYEQNKHLLCTNLEETKQAVKLMNEALVYLVYHVKNNDNYKPCKTNFNFPANAYKKKHEGKYVTRIHLNIMDPNMFDNAVNKLWNPDSLNSFNTGEVKIYRVYNPNLIMIQQRYEKNSEDPQKYFYALSKRAQISENTAIIVTTSANINDHNPSNKEYENTIIKSANLFKTEVDSEDDIRDGKLEKVFVNIAGYLIEKKDDRFEVFFVECIDGHSSI; encoded by the exons atgaataaattttatattcaaaatgttttttttcttttaagtattttcatatatgtgaataataaaatccTTGCATCTGAACCTGATCCAAGAGAAGATACTGCCCCCACGTTACCGTACCAGCATCCTAC TCCagaagaaatatatgaacaaaacAAGCACCTATTATGTACCAATCTCGAAGAAACTAAACAGGCGGTCAAGCTTATGAATGAAGCTCTAGTATATTTAGTATACcatgttaaaaataatgacaaTTATAAACCAtgtaaaacaaattttaattttcctgcgaatgcatataaaaaaaaacatgaagGCAAATATGTTACAAGAATTCATTTAAACATAATGGATCCTAATATG TTTGATAATGCAGTAAACAAGTTATGGAATCCCGATAGTCTTAACTCTTTCAACACTGGCGAAGTTAAAA tttaTCGTGTGTATAAtccaaatttaataatgatacAACAACGTtacgaaaaaaattctGAAGATCCtcagaaatatttttatgctttATCCAAAAGAGCTCAA aTATCAGAAAACACAGCTATAATTGTCACAACTTCggcaaatataaatgatcaCAATCCTTCCaataaagaatatgaaAACACAATCATAAAAAGCGCAAATTTATTCAAAACAGAGGTTGATTCTGAAGATGATATTAGAGATGGAAAATTAGAAAAGGTATTTGTTAACATAGCTGGATATCtcattgaaaaaaaagacgaTCGTTTTGAAGTCTTTTTTGTCGAATGT aTTGATGGACATTCTTCtatttaa
- a CDS encoding CIR protein, translating to MANKACGYLLDADEYFNNEVVDENKFNKNDSLKNRCPYENKVSRPCQNNYERINALAVYLYQNLNSTSTSLSGKGHNGDRHIEFFMMWLSDKLFKIENDYKATLEESYDKHLKNSMGNFNYWRVLNSKQIYKKATIRKMSAMYTLLTYICKLITEYNKHNKSLKNVSENDRNILVNNSTQCRNYYRTIHNSVNGCKPYLHLLDSLKKIYENFILTKIINNKNLEKRTRDSLSRRIKSLKTFKDEDKYFISDNEELSFNTEACGKVKLEDEELGKQIASKGSPSKPKGTITGDQTKQPGNPRGTNDQSGKSPITGKQSLGSQPQSAAAKPTATNLPPAKPAPANPNPPRPQPAATKPATTKPVTTKPTAPASASGPSGHVKQVSGDSPAKKPVHTPPGPVQGQAQIPRKPDPAKPGAIIPGAPSPPKLGGTPPAKPAVPPPPAPPPAPPPVPPPVPPPAPPQGSQKLGAIPPSGAKGSDKGSDASKSDTKGSGIQKGNSDIGGGGKGGSPGGSGGSGKAQGSLSGGPGNPGGDPGVTSSGASGGKVDAPGSGASTGSVSAQSDQGVPPGGSVPPGNGQGDANSMQGVGKAGKDTQVGGNSNIQGGVGVNKGGADANTGVPGVGKGASISGTGGGSNSQVSTSVGKGDSISEKGSPDSGQGGSPGGAGGSDSKVGSEKGGGGVNTGDSGGGTGSTSSGPGSGTDGTDGGLGTPNAVSLPGDPNSVSMTSGGGTKASGKSSGSWFNFLGVDLNPMSHLPSISNIYQTPKDILTNTANHISNTYSNTVNIVKDAYDNTVDIAKNAYGSTVDIARNAYGSAVTNIKSALTTSSNYIGNAVGSVTSKLNPFSSSSQPSGDQSGSNSLGGGVNTSDQTQQNPSLPSPSPPSQTLQPISPPKTPSDPPSAPSPKLLDPQPISTQIPKSSDQQSTPSTGKGVSQIPLSTKGTLPSSSISPSNTGNGNNPPGTDVKINEKPSIWCIAQNKKCDIVGIGIIGTSLFVFLAIMYKYISFGSAKNSKKEKNMKRVINLVGGKKRERTFINSGDDKKMMKIIINSDDKNKSIKHEIYSHDGKRKTHITINSGYKKKNTKSVINSDDRKTTKIIVNSVNEKIPLLNIYKLMHADPMPFINLFFLLIFFVYKRKRDTIE from the exons ATGGCTAATAAAGCA TGTGGTTACCTTCTCGATGCtgatgaatattttaacaatGAAGTTGTCGATGAgaacaaatttaataaaaatgattcaTTGAAAAATAGATGCccttatgaaaataaagtcTCTCGCCCTTgtcaaaataattatgaaagaATTAACGCTTTGGCAGTATATTTATACCAAAATTTGAATAGTACTTCTACGAGTTTAAGCGGAAAAGGACATAATGGAGACCGGCATATTGAGTTTTTTATGATGTGGCTAAGcgataaattatttaagatAGAAAACGACTATAAAGCAACTCTGGAAGAATCTTATGATAAGCATTTAAAGAATTCTATGGggaattttaattattggAGAGTTTTAAATagtaaacaaatttataagaAAGCTACTATTAGGAAAATGAGCGCAATGTACACCTTACTtacttatatatgtaaactAATTACTGAATACAATAAACATAACAAAAGTCTCAAAAATGTCAGCGAGAATGATAGAAATATCCTTGTAAATAATTCCACACAATGTCGTAACTATTATAGAACCATTCATAATTCTGTTAACGGATGTAAACCATACCTGCATTTATTGGatagtttaaaaaaaatatatgaaaattttatattgactaaaattattaataataaaaatcttGAAAAAAGGACAAGAGATTCATTATCTAGACGTATTAAATCCCTTAAAACGTTTAAAGATGAagacaaatattttatatctgATAATGAAGAACTTAGCTTTAATACTGAAGCGTGTGGAAAAGTGAAATTAGAGGATGAGGAACTTGGAAAACAAATTGCATCAAAAGGATCACCGAGTAAGCCAAAAGGCACCATCACAGGAGATCAAACAAAACAACCCGGAAATCCACGTGGAACAAATGATCAATCAGGAAAATCTCCAATAACTGGAAAACAATCACTGGGATCACAACCACAATCAGCAGCTGCAAAACCAACAGCTACAAATCTACCACCTGCAAAACCAGCGCCTGCAAATCCAAATCCACCACGGCCACAGCCAGCAGCTACAAAACCAGCAACTACAAAACCAGTAACTACAAAGCCAACAGCACCAGCATCAGCATCTGGACCATCGGGACATGTAAAACAAGTATCTGGAGACTCACCAGCTAAAAAACCAGTACATACGCCACCAGGACCTGTACAAGGACAAGCACAAATACCTAGAAAACCAGACCCTGCAAAACCAGGAGCTATAATACCAGGAGCACCATCACCACCAAAACTAGGAGGAACGCCACCTGCAAAACCAGCAGTGCCACCACCACCTGCACCACCACCTGCACCACCACCTGTACCACCACCTGTACCACCACCTGCACCACCACAAGGATCTCAAAAATTAGGGGCAATTCCCCCAAGTGGAGCAAAGGGTTCAGACAAAGGATCAGACGCTTCTAAAAGTGATACAAAGGGTTCAGGGATTCAGAAAGGAAATTCGGATATCGGAGGTGGTGGGAAAGGAGGATCCCCTGGTGGATCCGGAGGTTCAGGTAAGGCACAAGGAAGTTTAAGTGGTGGACCAGGAAATCCTGGTGGTGATCCAGGAGTTACAAGTAGTGGAGCGAGTGGTGGAAAAGTAGACGCTCCAGGTAGTGGAGCGAGTACTGGATCGGTTAGTGCACAAAGTGATCAAGGAGTACCACCTGGTGGATCAGTACCTCCAGGTAATGGGCAAGGAGATGCAAATAGTATGCAAGGTGTTGGAAAAGCAGGTAAAGATACTCAAGTAGGAGGTAATAGTAATATACAAGGTGGTGTAGGTGTCAATAAAGGAGGTGCAGATGCCAATACAGGAGTTCCAGGTGTTGGAAAAGGAGCTTCAATTAGTGGAACAGGTGGTGGATCAAATAGTCAAGTAAGTACAAGTGTTGGAAAAGGAGATTCAATTAGTGAAAAAGGATCCCCAGATAGTGGGCAAGGAGGATCGCCTGGTGGAGCAGGAGGTTCAGATAGTAAAGTAGGTAGTGAAAAAGGAGGTGGAGGTGTCAATACAGGAGATTCAGGAGGTGGAACAGGAAGTACAAGTAGTGGGCCAGGTAGTGGAACAGACGGTACAGATGGTGGCCTAGGAACTCCAAATGCTGTTTCACTACCTGGAGATCCAAATAGTGTCTCAATGACTTCAGGTGGTGGGACAAAGGCATCAGGAAAATCCAGTGGAAGTTGGTTCAACTTTTTGGGAGTGGATTTAAATCCCATGAGTCATTTACCTAGTATTTccaatatatatcaaactCCAAAGGatattttaacaaataCTGCTAATCATATCTCTAATACATATAGTAACACTGTGAACATTGTAAAAGATGCTTATGATAACACTGTGGACATTGCAAAAAATGCTTATGGCAGCACTGTGGACATAGCAAGAAATGCGTATGGTAGCGCTGTgactaatataaaaagtgcTTTAACTACATCTAGTAATTATATTGGAAATGCTGTTGGGAGTGTAACTAGCAAATTGAACCCATTCAGTAGTTCTTCTCAACCAAGTGGTGACCAATCTGGGTCCAATAGTTTAGGGGGTGGGGTAAATACATCTGATCAGACACAACAAAATCCATCACTGCCTTCACCATCTCCACCATCACAAACTTTGCAACCAATTTCGCCACCGAAAACTCCATCAGATCCACCATCAGCGCCATCACCAAAATTACTCGATCCACAGCCTATCTCTACACAAATTCCCAAAAGTTCAGATCAACAAAGTACACCTAGCACTGGAAAAGGAGTATCTCAAATACCATTATCTACTAAAGGCACATTACCAAGTTCTAGTATAAGTCCTTCAAATACAGGGAATGGAAATAATCCTCCAGGAACAGATGTTAAAATTAACGAAAAGCCATCAATATGGTGCATAgcacaaaataaaaaatgtgacATAGTAGGTATTGGTATTATAGGAACTTCAttattcgtttttttaGCGATTATGTATAAG taTATATCATTTGGATCGGCAAAAAATTcgaagaaagaaaaaaacatgaaaagagttataaatttggttggtggaaaaaaaagggaaaggacgtttataaattcaggtgatgataaaaaaatgatgaagattattataaattcagATGATAAGAATAAATCAATAAAGCATGAGATATATTCACATGATGGAAAACGAAAGACACATATAACTATAAATTCAggatataagaaaaaaaatacaaaatcaGTTATAAATTCAGACGATAGAAAAAcgacaaaaataattgtaaatTCAGTTAATGAGAAAATACCATTATTAAACATATACAAACTTATGCATGCCGATCCTATgccatttattaatttattttttttgttgattttttttgtctataaaagaaaacgaGACACTATAGaatga